From one Novosphingobium sp. genomic stretch:
- a CDS encoding nicotinate-nucleotide adenylyltransferase produces MRRIGILGGSFNPAHGGHRRISLGALRALGLDEVWWLVSPGNPLKPVEGMAPLPRRFASAVKQARLARIRVTAIEREFGTRYTADTLKALRRRYPSDRFIWIMGADNLAQFHQWHRWRDMARAMPIAVVARPGYDGAALAAPAMAWLGRFRRPVASVVNRIDWSAPALVLLAFDPDPRSASAIRQADPLWAQTPGNGPLALRDGLTHRLISSAPSSTIGRPAALSTRP; encoded by the coding sequence ATGAGACGCATCGGCATATTGGGCGGGTCGTTCAACCCGGCCCATGGCGGACATCGCCGCATCAGCCTTGGCGCGCTCCGCGCGCTGGGGCTGGATGAGGTGTGGTGGCTGGTCTCCCCGGGCAATCCGCTGAAACCGGTGGAGGGCATGGCCCCCCTGCCCCGGCGCTTTGCCTCCGCCGTCAAGCAGGCCCGCCTTGCGCGAATCCGCGTCACCGCCATCGAGCGGGAGTTCGGTACGCGCTATACGGCCGATACGCTCAAGGCCCTGCGTCGGCGCTATCCCAGCGACCGGTTTATCTGGATCATGGGGGCAGACAATCTGGCGCAATTCCACCAATGGCACCGCTGGCGCGATATGGCGCGGGCGATGCCGATTGCGGTTGTCGCCCGTCCGGGTTATGATGGCGCTGCCCTGGCCGCCCCGGCCATGGCCTGGCTGGGCCGTTTCCGGCGGCCTGTGGCCAGTGTGGTCAACCGGATTGACTGGAGCGCGCCGGCCCTGGTGCTTCTGGCCTTCGATCCCGATCCACGTTCGGCCAGCGCCATCCGGCAGGCCGATCCGCTCTGGGCTCAAACGCCCGGAAACGGGCCTTTGGCCCTGCGTGATGGGTTGACCCACCGTTTGATTTCTTCCGCACCTTCTTCAACCATCGGCCGCCCGGCGGCCCTTTCAACGCGCCCTTAA
- a CDS encoding glutathione S-transferase family protein codes for MTETNNAFVLHEDPFSGNCYKIRLTAALVGVELERRFYDITKGETRTPEFLAKVNANGRIPVLEMGDTFLPESGAACWYLAYGSALIPTDRFAQADMLRWMFFEQYNHEPNVATLRFWLGKLGEENLSDQQRAQLSAKRSAGEAALRLMDEHLATHDWFVGNSITLADIALYAYTHVCEPGGFQLADYPHIQRWIARVAAVPGYVAMD; via the coding sequence ATGACCGAAACAAACAACGCCTTTGTTCTCCATGAAGATCCCTTCAGCGGCAATTGCTACAAGATCCGCCTGACCGCCGCGCTGGTCGGCGTGGAACTGGAGCGGCGCTTTTACGACATCACCAAGGGCGAGACCCGCACGCCGGAGTTCCTCGCCAAGGTCAACGCCAATGGCCGCATCCCGGTGCTGGAAATGGGCGACACGTTCCTGCCCGAAAGCGGCGCGGCCTGCTGGTATCTGGCTTATGGTTCGGCGCTGATCCCCACGGACCGCTTCGCGCAGGCCGACATGCTGCGCTGGATGTTCTTCGAGCAGTACAACCATGAGCCCAACGTCGCGACGCTGCGTTTCTGGCTCGGCAAGCTGGGCGAGGAGAACCTTTCCGACCAGCAGCGCGCCCAGCTTTCCGCCAAGCGCAGCGCCGGCGAAGCCGCCCTGCGCCTGATGGACGAGCATCTCGCCACCCATGACTGGTTTGTCGGCAACAGCATCACGCTGGCCGATATCGCCCTCTACGCCTACACCCATGTCTGCGAGCCGGGCGGCTTCCAACTGGCCGACTATCCGCATATCCAGCGGTGGATCGCCCGCGTGGCCGCCGTGCCGGGCTATGTGGCGATGGACTGA
- a CDS encoding DUF1013 domain-containing protein: protein MTQPTPLMPHATASWLVDNTALTFEQISDFCGLHILEVQAMADDLTSAKYTGRDPLRSGELTNAEIEKGQNDPNYRLKMFKVPATVNRTKGPRYTPVSKRQDKPDGIAWILRNHPEVSDAQISKLIGTTRHTIAAIRDRSHWNIANITAKDPVTLGLSSQRELDAMIAKAAKGKPDDEETAARLGSDREALIEELRAARQAQARIASEAAQEAEAAAWLAAKRASENEEQQTPPPGWGE from the coding sequence GTGACCCAGCCCACCCCGCTGATGCCGCATGCAACGGCCTCGTGGCTCGTCGACAACACCGCGCTCACCTTTGAGCAGATCTCGGATTTCTGCGGGCTGCATATCCTCGAAGTGCAGGCCATGGCCGATGACCTGACCAGCGCCAAATACACCGGCCGCGATCCGCTCCGCTCGGGCGAGCTGACCAACGCCGAGATCGAGAAGGGTCAGAACGACCCCAACTATCGCCTCAAGATGTTCAAGGTGCCCGCCACCGTGAACCGCACCAAGGGCCCGCGCTACACGCCGGTGTCCAAGCGCCAGGACAAGCCCGACGGCATCGCCTGGATCCTGCGCAACCACCCCGAAGTGTCGGACGCCCAGATCAGCAAGCTGATCGGCACCACCCGCCACACCATCGCCGCGATCCGCGACCGCAGCCACTGGAACATCGCCAACATCACGGCGAAGGATCCGGTGACCCTCGGCCTCAGCTCGCAGCGCGAGCTGGACGCGATGATCGCTAAGGCCGCCAAGGGCAAGCCCGACGATGAGGAAACCGCAGCACGCCTGGGCAGCGACCGCGAGGCGCTGATCGAGGAACTGCGCGCCGCCCGTCAGGCCCAGGCCCGCATCGCCTCGGAAGCCGCTCAGGAAGCCGAAGCCGCCGCATGGCTGGCCGCCAAGCGCGCCTCGGAGAACGAAGAGCAGCAGACGCCGCCTCCGGGCTGGGGCGAGTAA
- a CDS encoding GNAT family N-acetyltransferase, which translates to MADFRLETERLILRSWRDSDREPFWAMAQDEEVMRYLPALDRAGADAALARGVAMQVEHGHCFWALERREDGAFLGMCGMAPPRDPLVEYEVGWRLMRHAWGRGYAQEAARATLAWAWANRPMPTIVAITVPDNRASWTLMERIGMTRAADEDFEHPSLPEGHPLRLHRLYRIHRP; encoded by the coding sequence ATGGCTGATTTCCGCCTTGAGACCGAGCGGCTGATCCTGCGCAGTTGGCGGGATTCGGACCGCGAGCCTTTCTGGGCGATGGCTCAGGATGAGGAGGTTATGCGCTATCTGCCCGCGCTGGATCGCGCCGGGGCCGATGCCGCGCTAGCGCGTGGCGTGGCGATGCAGGTCGAGCATGGGCACTGTTTCTGGGCGCTGGAACGGCGCGAGGATGGCGCTTTCCTCGGCATGTGCGGGATGGCCCCTCCCCGCGATCCGCTGGTGGAGTATGAGGTGGGCTGGCGCCTCATGCGCCATGCCTGGGGCCGGGGCTATGCGCAGGAGGCGGCGCGGGCCACGCTGGCATGGGCCTGGGCCAACCGCCCCATGCCGACCATCGTTGCGATCACCGTTCCCGACAACCGCGCCAGTTGGACCCTGATGGAGCGCATCGGCATGACCCGCGCGGCAGACGAGGATTTCGAGCATCCCTCCCTGCCCGAGGGCCACCCTTTGCGCCTGCACCGGCTTTACCGTATCCACAGGCCATGA
- a CDS encoding NAD(P)H-quinone oxidoreductase yields MAEIIPDFMTVVGFEAPGGPEVLHPTQAPVPHPGTGQVLVKVAYAGVNRPDVIQRQGNYPPPPGASPIPGLEISGKIVALGKGVDEALLGQQVCALVTGGGYADYCLADAALCLPVPAGLPLDQAAAIPETLFTVWHNVFERGWAREGETILIHGGTSGIGTTAIQLCKAFDMTVIVTCGGAEKCARAKEIGADHAIDYRDQDFVAEVKRITEGKGVQLVLDMVAGDYVARNIACLAEDGRHVTIAVQGGAKAEVPMWLVMTKRLTLTGSTMRARDVGFKGLVAQEILRNVWPLIERGACRPIMDQTFALPAAAAAHARMEAGDHIGKIVLEVAPQ; encoded by the coding sequence ATGGCGGAAATAATCCCGGATTTCATGACGGTCGTCGGCTTCGAAGCCCCCGGCGGGCCCGAGGTTCTGCATCCCACACAGGCCCCGGTGCCCCATCCCGGTACGGGTCAGGTGCTGGTGAAGGTGGCCTATGCCGGGGTGAACCGCCCCGATGTGATACAGCGACAGGGCAATTATCCCCCGCCGCCGGGGGCCTCGCCGATTCCCGGACTGGAAATTTCGGGCAAAATCGTCGCGCTGGGCAAGGGCGTGGATGAGGCGCTGCTGGGCCAGCAAGTCTGCGCGCTGGTGACGGGCGGCGGCTATGCCGACTATTGCCTGGCCGATGCGGCGCTGTGCCTGCCGGTGCCTGCGGGCCTGCCGCTCGATCAGGCGGCGGCTATCCCTGAAACGCTCTTCACCGTCTGGCACAATGTGTTCGAGCGCGGCTGGGCGCGCGAGGGTGAGACGATCCTGATTCACGGCGGCACCAGCGGGATCGGCACCACCGCGATCCAGCTCTGCAAGGCCTTCGACATGACGGTGATCGTCACCTGCGGCGGCGCCGAGAAATGCGCCCGCGCGAAGGAGATCGGCGCCGATCACGCCATCGACTACCGCGATCAGGATTTCGTGGCCGAGGTGAAGCGAATCACCGAGGGCAAGGGTGTACAACTGGTGCTCGACATGGTGGCGGGCGACTATGTGGCCCGCAACATCGCCTGCCTCGCCGAGGATGGTCGCCATGTCACCATCGCCGTGCAGGGCGGTGCCAAGGCCGAAGTGCCGATGTGGCTGGTGATGACCAAGCGCCTGACCCTGACCGGATCGACGATGCGCGCGCGTGACGTGGGCTTCAAGGGGCTGGTCGCTCAGGAGATCCTGCGCAACGTCTGGCCGCTGATCGAGCGTGGCGCCTGCCGTCCGATCATGGACCAGACCTTCGCCCTGCCCGCCGCCGCCGCCGCCCATGCGCGGATGGAGGCGGGCGACCATATCGGCAAGATCGTGCTGGAGGTGGCGCCCCAATGA
- a CDS encoding DUF1192 domain-containing protein, whose amino-acid sequence MEDDDRPVPSGGVSKDAAQALASESLDRYSQDELSARIHLLEIEIERVKAHASRASAHRLAADALFRPRA is encoded by the coding sequence ATGGAAGACGATGACCGCCCCGTTCCGTCCGGTGGCGTCAGCAAGGACGCCGCCCAAGCGCTCGCCAGCGAAAGCCTCGATCGCTATTCGCAGGACGAGTTGAGCGCCCGTATCCATTTGCTCGAAATCGAGATTGAGCGCGTCAAGGCGCATGCTTCGCGGGCCAGTGCCCACAGGCTGGCTGCCGATGCCCTGTTCAGGCCGCGCGCATGA
- the clpA gene encoding ATP-dependent Clp protease ATP-binding subunit ClpA, which produces MPSFAQSLEKTLHAALAHASERSHEYATLEHLLLALIDDVDAAQVMNACGVDLGELSEAVKQYLDQEYQSLKTKDKAEPAPTAGFQRVIQRAILHVQSSGKDTVTGANVLVALFSERDSYAVYFLQQQDMSRLDAVSFISHGIGKGGKRIEDKHPKGAEETPHEDKPETKSASANKKDSALDQFTVNLNEKALGGKVDPLIGRGPEVDRTIQILCRRSKNNPLYVGDPGVGKTAIAEGLARKIVEGDVPEVLANAVIYSLDMGSLLAGTRYRGDFEERLKQVVSELEKMPHAVLFIDEIHTVIGAGATSGGAMDASNLLKPALSGGTIRCIGSTTYKEFRNHFEKDRALLRRFQKIDVNEPSIEDTIKILKGLRTAFEDHHKVKYTAEAIKTAVELSARYINDRKLPDKAIDVIDEVGAMQMLVAPSKRKKTITGREIEQVIATMARIPPKSVSSDDKKVLEHLERDLKRVVFGQDKAIEVLSRAMKLSRAGLRDPDKPIGSFLFSGPTGVGKTEVARRLAEIMGIPLQRFDMSEYMERHSVSRLIGAPPGYVGFDQGGLLTDAIDQQPHCVLLLDEIEKAHPDLFNILLQVMDNGRLTDHHGKTVDFRNVVLIMTTNAGASDMARNGIGFGDISKADAGEEAVKNLFTPEFRNRLDAIVPFAYLPTSVVSMVVDKFILQLELQLADQNVHIQFDAEARAWLGERGYDKLYGARPMARLIQDKVKQPLAEELLFGKLAHGGEVNVTLKDDEDGKPALNFQLTPAAPKVVNKKARGQKNAPEAPSKADGKE; this is translated from the coding sequence ATGCCCAGTTTCGCCCAAAGCCTCGAAAAGACCCTTCACGCCGCGCTGGCGCATGCCTCGGAGCGCAGCCACGAATATGCCACGCTTGAGCATCTGCTGCTCGCGCTGATCGATGACGTGGATGCGGCTCAGGTGATGAACGCCTGCGGGGTTGACCTTGGCGAACTGTCCGAGGCGGTGAAGCAATATCTGGATCAGGAATATCAAAGCCTGAAAACCAAGGACAAGGCGGAACCCGCCCCAACCGCCGGTTTCCAGCGCGTGATCCAGCGTGCCATCCTGCATGTGCAATCCAGCGGGAAGGACACCGTCACCGGTGCCAATGTGCTGGTGGCCCTGTTCTCCGAGCGGGATTCCTATGCCGTCTATTTCCTGCAGCAGCAGGATATGAGCCGCCTGGATGCCGTCAGCTTCATCAGCCATGGCATCGGCAAGGGCGGCAAGCGCATCGAGGACAAGCACCCCAAGGGCGCGGAAGAAACCCCGCATGAGGACAAGCCCGAGACCAAGAGCGCATCGGCCAACAAGAAGGATTCCGCGCTCGACCAGTTCACGGTGAACCTCAATGAGAAGGCGCTGGGCGGCAAGGTCGACCCGCTGATCGGGCGCGGGCCCGAGGTGGACCGCACCATCCAAATCCTGTGCCGCCGTTCCAAGAACAACCCGCTCTATGTGGGCGATCCGGGCGTGGGCAAGACCGCCATCGCAGAGGGTCTGGCGCGCAAGATCGTCGAGGGCGACGTGCCCGAGGTGCTGGCCAATGCGGTGATCTATTCGCTCGATATGGGCAGCCTGCTGGCGGGCACGCGCTATCGCGGCGATTTCGAGGAACGCCTGAAGCAGGTCGTCTCCGAGTTGGAGAAGATGCCGCATGCCGTGCTGTTCATCGATGAAATCCACACGGTGATCGGTGCCGGCGCCACCTCTGGCGGCGCCATGGATGCCTCGAATCTGCTGAAGCCCGCGCTGTCGGGCGGCACGATCCGCTGCATCGGCTCGACCACCTACAAGGAGTTCCGCAACCACTTCGAGAAGGACCGCGCCCTGCTGCGCCGCTTCCAGAAGATCGACGTGAACGAGCCCAGCATCGAGGATACGATCAAGATCCTCAAGGGTCTGCGCACGGCGTTTGAGGATCACCACAAGGTGAAATACACCGCCGAGGCGATCAAGACGGCGGTGGAACTCTCCGCGCGCTACATCAACGACCGCAAGCTGCCCGACAAGGCGATCGACGTGATCGACGAGGTGGGCGCGATGCAGATGCTGGTGGCGCCCAGCAAGCGCAAGAAGACGATCACCGGCCGCGAGATCGAGCAGGTGATCGCCACCATGGCGCGCATCCCGCCCAAGAGCGTCTCGTCCGACGACAAGAAGGTGCTGGAGCATCTGGAGCGTGACCTCAAGCGCGTGGTCTTCGGGCAGGACAAGGCCATCGAGGTGCTGTCCCGCGCGATGAAGCTCTCGCGCGCCGGTCTGCGTGACCCGGACAAGCCGATCGGCTCGTTCCTGTTCTCGGGCCCGACCGGTGTGGGCAAGACCGAAGTCGCGCGCCGTCTGGCCGAGATCATGGGCATTCCGCTCCAGCGTTTCGACATGTCGGAATATATGGAGCGGCACTCGGTCTCGCGCCTGATCGGTGCCCCTCCGGGCTATGTCGGCTTCGATCAGGGCGGTCTGCTCACCGATGCCATCGACCAGCAGCCCCATTGCGTGCTGCTGCTCGACGAGATCGAGAAGGCGCACCCCGATCTGTTCAACATCCTGCTGCAGGTGATGGACAATGGCCGCCTGACCGATCACCACGGCAAGACGGTGGATTTCCGCAATGTGGTCCTGATCATGACCACCAATGCGGGGGCCAGCGACATGGCGCGCAACGGCATCGGCTTTGGCGACATCTCCAAGGCGGACGCCGGCGAGGAAGCGGTCAAGAACCTGTTCACGCCGGAATTCCGCAACCGTCTGGATGCCATCGTGCCCTTCGCCTACCTGCCCACCTCGGTCGTCAGCATGGTGGTGGACAAGTTCATCCTGCAACTGGAACTGCAGCTCGCCGACCAGAACGTCCACATCCAGTTCGACGCCGAAGCGCGCGCCTGGCTGGGTGAACGCGGCTATGACAAGCTCTATGGCGCCCGGCCCATGGCCCGCCTCATTCAGGACAAGGTCAAGCAGCCGCTGGCGGAGGAACTGCTGTTCGGCAAGCTGGCCCATGGCGGCGAGGTGAACGTCACGCTCAAGGATGATGAGGACGGCAAGCCCGCCCTCAACTTCCAACTGACACCCGCCGCGCCCAAGGTGGTCAACAAGAAGGCCCGCGGCCAGAAGAATGCGCCCGAAGCCCCCAGCAAGGCCGACGGCAAGGAGTAA
- the xth gene encoding exodeoxyribonuclease III, whose protein sequence is MKIASFNINGIKARLPRLLEWLEETRPSVACLQEIKTQDEGFPADEFEKIGYHAIWHGQKGFNGVAILADGEKPVETQRGLAGEPEDEHSRYIEADVFGVRIAGIYLPNGNPQPGPKFDYKLRWMERLRNRMAELRALEIPVVVTGDFNVIPTDRDIWSPKAMADDALMQPESRDAYLRLLNDGWTDAIATHNPDGGVWTYWDYQAGAWQRDHGFRIDHALLSPEAADRLVACGVDKDHRGREKASDHAPIWVELRK, encoded by the coding sequence ATGAAAATCGCCAGCTTCAACATCAACGGCATCAAGGCCCGCCTGCCGCGCCTGCTGGAGTGGCTGGAAGAGACGCGCCCCTCGGTCGCCTGCCTGCAGGAGATCAAGACCCAGGACGAGGGCTTCCCCGCCGATGAGTTCGAGAAGATCGGCTATCACGCCATCTGGCACGGCCAGAAGGGCTTCAACGGCGTGGCGATCCTGGCCGATGGCGAAAAGCCCGTCGAAACCCAGCGCGGCCTGGCCGGAGAACCCGAGGATGAGCATTCCCGCTACATCGAGGCCGATGTTTTCGGGGTCCGCATCGCCGGCATCTATCTGCCCAACGGCAACCCGCAACCCGGCCCAAAGTTCGATTACAAGCTGCGCTGGATGGAACGCCTGCGCAACCGCATGGCCGAGCTGCGCGCTCTGGAAATCCCGGTCGTGGTGACAGGCGATTTCAACGTCATCCCCACCGATCGCGACATCTGGTCCCCCAAGGCCATGGCCGATGACGCGCTGATGCAGCCGGAATCGCGTGATGCCTATCTGCGTTTGCTCAACGATGGTTGGACGGACGCCATCGCCACCCACAATCCCGATGGCGGCGTCTGGACCTATTGGGACTATCAGGCCGGAGCATGGCAGCGCGATCATGGCTTCCGCATCGATCATGCCCTGCTCTCGCCCGAGGCAGCGGATCGTCTGGTGGCTTGCGGAGTCGACAAGGACCATCGCGGGCGGGAAAAGGCCAGCGACCATGCGCCGATCTGGGTTGAATTGCGGAAGTAA
- a CDS encoding gamma carbonic anhydrase family protein, translating to MTQRPDITIAPFKGIWPRIHESAFIAPGCRIIGDVEIGPDVSIWYNCVIRGDANHIRIGARSNIQDGSVVHCDSPKPNRPDGFPTLIGEDVLVGHMAMIHGCILEDRAFVGMGAMVMDAARISSDAMLAAGALLSPGKVIPPRELWVGRPAAFSRTLNDQQLAAMQDGVARYVTNGRLHREALEG from the coding sequence ATGACTCAGCGCCCCGATATCACCATCGCCCCCTTCAAGGGCATCTGGCCGCGCATCCATGAGAGCGCCTTTATCGCTCCCGGCTGCCGCATCATCGGCGATGTCGAGATCGGGCCCGACGTTTCCATCTGGTACAATTGCGTTATTCGCGGCGATGCGAACCACATCCGCATCGGCGCGCGCAGCAACATTCAGGACGGCAGCGTCGTCCATTGCGATTCCCCCAAGCCGAACCGTCCCGACGGCTTCCCCACACTGATCGGTGAGGATGTGCTGGTGGGCCATATGGCCATGATCCACGGCTGCATCCTTGAAGACCGTGCCTTCGTCGGCATGGGCGCCATGGTGATGGACGCCGCCCGCATCTCCAGCGACGCCATGCTGGCCGCAGGAGCCCTCCTGAGCCCCGGCAAGGTGATCCCGCCCCGAGAGCTATGGGTTGGCCGCCCAGCCGCCTTCAGCCGCACCCTGAACGACCAGCAACTGGCCGCGATGCAGGATGGCGTGGCGCGCTATGTGACGAACGGTCGCCTGCATCGAGAGGCGCTGGAGGGCTGA
- a CDS encoding glutamate-5-semialdehyde dehydrogenase → MTDTQTAQIESEAPAATHAAETPEALIARLAKAGRAAQAQLARMTTAQKGAALIAAAEALRAAETDILAANDKDMAAGAERGLSGALLDRLKLDTKRLAGIADAVAQVAALPDPVGQVIDASSRPNGLALSRVRVPIGLIGIIYESRPNVTADAAALCLASGNAALLRGGTEAVHSNRAIMAAFQRGLAKAGVPAEAVQLIPTQDRAAVGAMLTAQGLIDMIVPRGGKSLVERVQNDARVPVLAHLDGICHTYLHASADVAMARSIVLNAKLRRTGICGSMETLLIDAAFPAAQAVVADLLDAGCEIRGDARARALDPRILPASDADWDTEYLDAILSVAIVDGLDAALAHIDAHSSRHTDAIVTSDDAVAEEFLTRVDSAIVMVNASSQFADGGEFGLGAEIGIATGRLHARGPVALEGLTTYKWLVRGTGQTRP, encoded by the coding sequence ATGACCGACACGCAAACCGCCCAGATCGAATCCGAGGCCCCCGCAGCAACCCATGCTGCGGAGACCCCAGAGGCGTTGATCGCCCGTCTGGCGAAAGCGGGCCGCGCGGCGCAGGCGCAATTGGCGCGGATGACCACGGCACAGAAGGGCGCGGCTCTGATCGCCGCCGCCGAGGCGCTGCGTGCCGCCGAAACCGACATCCTCGCCGCCAATGACAAGGACATGGCAGCGGGCGCGGAGCGTGGCCTGTCGGGCGCGCTGCTGGACCGGCTGAAGCTTGATACCAAGCGCCTTGCGGGCATCGCCGATGCCGTGGCGCAGGTTGCCGCCCTGCCCGATCCCGTGGGTCAGGTGATCGATGCCTCCAGCCGCCCCAACGGGCTGGCGCTGAGCCGGGTGCGTGTGCCCATCGGCCTGATCGGCATCATCTACGAGAGCCGCCCCAACGTCACCGCCGATGCGGCGGCGCTGTGCCTGGCCTCAGGCAATGCGGCGCTGCTGCGTGGCGGCACGGAGGCGGTGCATTCCAACCGCGCCATCATGGCCGCCTTCCAGCGGGGCCTGGCCAAGGCGGGTGTGCCTGCCGAGGCCGTTCAACTCATCCCCACGCAGGACCGCGCGGCGGTGGGCGCCATGCTGACGGCGCAGGGCCTGATCGACATGATCGTCCCTCGCGGCGGCAAAAGCCTGGTCGAGCGCGTGCAGAATGACGCCCGCGTTCCGGTGCTCGCCCATCTCGACGGTATCTGCCACACTTATCTGCACGCCAGCGCCGATGTGGCCATGGCGCGCTCGATCGTGCTGAACGCCAAGCTGCGCCGCACCGGCATCTGCGGCTCGATGGAAACGCTGCTGATCGATGCGGCCTTCCCGGCGGCTCAGGCGGTGGTGGCCGATCTGCTCGATGCGGGCTGCGAGATTCGCGGTGACGCGCGCGCCCGCGCTCTCGATCCGCGCATCCTGCCCGCCAGCGATGCGGATTGGGACACCGAATATCTCGACGCCATTCTCTCGGTGGCGATTGTCGATGGTCTGGACGCGGCATTGGCGCATATCGATGCGCATTCCAGCCGCCACACCGATGCCATCGTCACCAGCGATGACGCCGTGGCTGAGGAGTTCCTCACTCGCGTCGACAGCGCCATCGTCATGGTCAATGCCTCCAGCCAGTTCGCCGATGGCGGCGAGTTCGGCCTGGGCGCGGAGATCGGCATCGCCACCGGGCGCCTGCATGCGCGCGGCCCGGTCGCGCTGGAGGGGCTCACCACCTACAAGTGGCTGGTGCGCGGAACCGGGCAGACACGCCCGTAA
- the rsfS gene encoding ribosome silencing factor, translated as MNEPVPQSPAASTGAPAPLPASEPGSLHELVLNSLDDDQAQEIVSIPLEGKTTIADHMVIASGRSTRQVAAMAQKLAERVKHGGFGHVRIEGLPAADWVLIDCGDVVVHLFRPEVRSFYNLERMWAFGGASAAA; from the coding sequence ATGAACGAGCCTGTCCCCCAATCCCCCGCCGCCTCTACAGGCGCCCCTGCCCCGCTTCCGGCCTCTGAGCCGGGTTCGCTTCACGAGCTGGTGCTGAACTCGCTCGATGACGATCAGGCGCAGGAAATCGTCTCCATCCCGCTCGAAGGCAAGACCACGATCGCCGACCATATGGTGATCGCCTCGGGCCGCTCGACCCGTCAGGTCGCCGCCATGGCGCAGAAGCTGGCCGAGCGCGTGAAGCATGGCGGTTTCGGCCATGTCCGCATCGAGGGTCTGCCCGCTGCCGACTGGGTGCTGATCGACTGCGGCGATGTGGTGGTTCATCTGTTCCGCCCCGAAGTGCGCAGCTTCTACAATCTGGAGCGTATGTGGGCCTTTGGCGGCGCCTCGGCTGCTGCCTGA
- the hemB gene encoding porphobilinogen synthase, whose protein sequence is MTQTILAPFPAQRPRRSRSTPWSRAMHRETILTPANLIWPLFVADGQGVEDPIASLPGVSRWSVDLMVERAKEAVSLGIPCLALFPYTQKERRSEDGKEALNPDNLMCRAIRAIKDACGDDIGILTDVALDPYTSHGQDGLIDDNGYVLNDATVETLVGQSLNQANAGADIIAPSDMMDGRIAAIRAALEGANHQNVQIMSYAAKYASAFYGPFRDAVGSRGLLKGDKKTYQMDPANSDEALREVAIDLAEGADSVMVKPGLPYLDIARRVKDEFGVPVFAYQVSGEYAMIEHAVAAGAADRDTMVLETLLAFRRAGCSGVLTYHAAHAARLLNG, encoded by the coding sequence ATGACCCAGACCATCCTTGCCCCCTTCCCCGCCCAGCGCCCCCGCCGCAGCCGCTCCACCCCCTGGAGCCGCGCGATGCACCGCGAGACGATCCTCACCCCCGCCAACCTCATCTGGCCGCTGTTCGTGGCCGATGGCCAAGGTGTGGAAGATCCCATCGCCAGCCTTCCCGGCGTCTCGCGCTGGAGTGTCGATCTGATGGTGGAGCGCGCGAAGGAGGCGGTGAGCCTCGGCATCCCCTGCCTCGCCCTATTCCCCTACACCCAGAAGGAGCGCCGCAGCGAGGACGGCAAGGAAGCGCTCAATCCGGACAATCTGATGTGCCGCGCCATTCGCGCCATCAAGGACGCCTGCGGCGACGATATCGGCATTCTGACCGATGTGGCGCTCGATCCCTACACCTCGCACGGGCAGGATGGGCTGATCGATGACAACGGCTATGTGCTCAACGATGCCACGGTGGAAACGCTGGTCGGCCAGAGCCTGAATCAGGCCAATGCCGGCGCCGATATCATCGCGCCGAGCGATATGATGGATGGCCGCATCGCCGCCATTCGCGCGGCTCTGGAAGGCGCCAACCACCAGAACGTGCAGATCATGTCCTATGCCGCCAAATACGCCAGCGCCTTTTATGGCCCGTTCCGCGATGCGGTGGGCTCGCGCGGGCTGCTGAAGGGCGACAAGAAGACCTATCAGATGGACCCTGCCAACAGCGACGAGGCCCTGCGCGAAGTCGCCATCGATCTGGCCGAGGGCGCCGACAGCGTGATGGTCAAGCCCGGCCTGCCCTATCTGGACATCGCCCGCCGCGTGAAGGACGAATTCGGCGTGCCGGTCTTCGCCTATCAGGTCAGCGGCGAGTATGCGATGATCGAGCATGCCGTGGCCGCCGGCGCCGCCGACCGTGACACGATGGTGCTGGAAACGCTGCTGGCCTTCCGCCGTGCGGGCTGCTCGGGGGTGCTGACGTACCATGCGGCCCATGCCGCGCGCCTGCTGAATGGCTGA
- a CDS encoding DUF167 domain-containing protein, with translation MARPKADLPEAEAIRALLDEEGRLALRVTPGARSEGLEVADGRLLAKVRAKPEDGKANAAVIDLVAQGLGVAPSRLTLLRGATSRDKLLGLQD, from the coding sequence ATGGCCCGTCCCAAAGCTGATTTGCCGGAAGCGGAAGCCATTCGCGCTCTGCTGGATGAGGAAGGCCGCCTGGCCTTGCGTGTGACGCCGGGGGCCCGTTCGGAAGGGCTTGAGGTCGCGGATGGGCGGCTGCTGGCCAAAGTCCGCGCCAAGCCGGAGGATGGCAAGGCCAATGCCGCGGTGATCGATCTGGTGGCGCAGGGGTTGGGTGTGGCGCCGTCGCGATTGACGTTGCTGCGTGGGGCGACTTCAAGGGACAAGTTGTTGGGGTTGCAAGATTAA